The nucleotide sequence ttttaaaaataaaaattcttgtaTGCTAAACTTTCTagcataatttattaaaaataatatatttatctaataaatatttttaattaaataaattaaattaaatttattaataaaatgttaaaaatactaactaatttgtccaggattaataaattataataatattattaatatatattttaattgttATCCTAAAATTTTTTATCCATGGATTTTAAGTTAAGAAGGAATGCAATAACAAAATTAGTATGAGGCTTTATACATCAAGCTGtgttttaatcaattttaattttgataaattatcaatcaaatttatttaatcaaaCAATTTAATGAaatacaaaaaacaaaaaaaaacaaaaaaaaaaaaaaaagagaatgcaTAATAATTTGCAAAGGAGCccaataaaataaaagaatttaaatataaaaaagataacgaagaagaagaaagaaaaataaaataaaatttatagaaatataataatgttatattaaatatgttttcaactttcaaaaatatttttataaaaaaatatcaattactaATAAGtataacaaataaatatttttaatttataaatcaaatttaatttttgttagtaaattaaatttttttaataaaaaattaaaaattcctgataaattataaaaaaattaacaacaaaatataattttaaagtaaagaatttaaattatcaatcaaatctaaatttaacgagtaaaaaatttaaaatgaccaaatttaattttattttataaaaaattaataaaattaaaaattaaaaattattgacgaaatctaatttgattaataaaaaatttaaattactaaaaaaaaatcttgattcAAATTTACTTTaaccataattttaaatatttactaTTCTAGGCATAGGCCTGTGCCTTGAGCTGCCCTGATTTCTATAATATTTGAATTGAGTATTAAATATCAAAATCTGACCTAAATGAGTCAGATAAATATTTCCAGATTAACACTAACAAAACAAAAAGAATAAGGTTAAGACCAGTAGAGATGAAGAAAGAAGTTTAAGAcggcaattttttttaaaaaaaaactctcctTGTTCCACACCAAAGATTTTCTCCACCTTCTATGCATTAACTAAAACAGAACATCCAGATATAGTTTTCAATAGAGAAGTCAAACTATAAATTACCATCCCTTAATGCAAAGAGCAGGGATGATGATGCTCATAATTTGCAAGGAGCAACAACACTTCAATAGCACTCATAGCATCAAATTTAAGGAAAGATTTGTAATTCCTTCTTCATATTCCTGCAGAGTAAAAGACTTGTGTTTCCTTTCTTTTTCAAACGAACTGGATAGCAAACTTCTTGTGCTCTATGCAACAATTTCAACATTCAATATTCCTCTATATGGTTTtattcttccttctttttctttctcactCTCATATTCCCACCAAAAGAATTCCTCAAAAACACACTAGCTAGCTTGAATCtaaggaaaggattggagcagaaTTTTGTACCTCTCTCTGAATGGGGTGGTATAAGTCTGCTTTAAGAAAAATCACAAATCTTTTCCTACAAAACTTCTTTTTCATTGTTATCTAGGAGGATCCTCAATTAGTCAATTAGCATTAACATTTGCTAACCATAAACTTCTGCCAATGTATTTTCATCCAAGCCTGATAAACAGATAAACTGGTTGGAATTAAATATTTTCCAGACATTTGGAACAACATTCTTATCTAAATAATAGAATAATTTTTGAGAAAGGTATACACCAATTCTGCATACATAGAATTCATCATGAAGAAGAGAAAGTAAGATAGATAAGACAACAAAACTACAAAGAAGCTTCAGATTTTGCATGAGGTCTTCTATACCACATAAATATTAGCCAAAAAGACATGCAAAGGCCACCATTGGCAAAGTGAGGAATCAATAATCGACCGAGATATGGATAGTAAGGACCAGGCAACTTGAGCAATGTGAAAAAGCTAGCAATCAGAAACAGATGCCAGGGAGTCTCGCCTTCCTGAAAAAGGAGACCCAACGTTAGAAGAACACTACCACATACATAGAGTATAGCTCCTCAAACTCTGATACAAAGAAATCACTAAAATAACAACCGAACCTTAAGGTCTGATGAAAAGTCTTCTGCAACGCCCTTAAGTACCTTGGCAAGGGTAAAACCGAATGCGAACGGAATAGGGATCACACCCATCTTTCTCTCATGGGCGCAGTAGGACATCTCGCTGAGAGACGTGATAGCTAAAAGTGGGACGCTGAGGTACCTCAGCACGGCCAATACAAGCTCAAAGATGATGCTTTGGAAAATCCGGACCACTCTCATCCACGGAAAGTTCTTAACTGGTTCAGGAAATCCATCGAACATTTTAAGGATATCATCAATTCTTAAATTTAGAATTGAGTCATCAGACCCCCCAGAAGTTGTTGCACTCGATGCGAGAGGCACGAGGTCACTCCCTCCACCGTATCTGAAAAGTTTTAGCGATGTCGCTGGTAATGATTGGAACGGCATCGACCATTGGGGCTGTTCGAGCAGAGAGGCAAGCTAGTGAGCGTAATAAATAAACTTTTGAAGCGCAAAATATCTATAAAAAACAATCTTTTTTTTTATGGGTTTGAATTAAATAGATTCGACAGATCAGAAACAAAATAACAGTGCGAGGGGAGGAAGAATGAGGAGATCACCGTggattaggggtgtcaaaaatgaacccgacccgacgacccaacccgagtcgacccgaaaaaaatcgggttcgggttgggcattttcgggttcgggtcgggttcgggttggagggttggagagtaaaaaaatttcgggttgggtcgggttgggttcgggttgacccgggttgacccgggttggcttaaatatagggttttgtgggtttttttagagttaaatcaaattttattttaaaaatttagatgtttttatgtatattaatatcatgtttgtatgataatgatggaatattgagataaaagtgaagaattatagggaaaatagcccaaaaaagtcgttttgaatcggattttcgggttatatgggtcgggttcgggttgatcgggttggtcgggttcgggttcgggtttaggtgttttgggttgaacgcgggttcgggtcgggttcgggttgggttttttttttttaaaaaaaactcaacccgacccaacccgacccgacccacccgaattgacacccctaccgTGGATCGTCTTTGaaaggaggagaaggaatttaGATTCGAAGCCTCCATGGATGACAAAGAAGGCGGCggatgaaggcggagaagagACGACATCGCCTTGTTGACTTGCTGGTATTTGGTATATCTTCTTCTCTCGCTCGATGCTTGCGTCGTCGTTCCCGTTTCAATGGCAGGGATAGGGTTCCTGGCAAGCGGAGTAGGATGGATGCATGCTAACGGGTGCAAACATCCTAGATCCGTTTTCTCATAAACCAGTTATTATTTGGACAAGGCCTGAATAATAACTTGGGCCCATAAAAAGCTTGGATCAAACAATTAGCATTAAATAACTTAGAGTATTATAttcaattgaattatttttattgattttttttttttaatgatagactTTGAATCTTAtataattatgaaaaaaattctaTGGAGTTCTAGATCTTTTTGtaagatttttataaatatttataaattttatggaAACTTGATTTAAGAGGGTGTATCTAATCTTGAcaaaaaggtggaaccgccaTCCTAGCGGTCCCCTGGCCCCTAGGTGTATCTAATCTTGAAAAAAAGGTAGGTGGTCATGATCTCgcatgatatttatttttaataaaacctaaaatacctaattaaatttattttttaataaaataataaatatcatatttgcccataaatattttttttcaactttttataCTTTTATTTGGTTTTGGCTAAAAACAAAAAGAGAATAAcgtcttataattttttttaaaaaaattaataatataatttaaaatccaACAATATTAtaacaattttaaatatttttatttacaaattttATCTAAATTATCATAAAATATTAATCAACCCTTTAATTTGATCAAATTTTTAATAAAGTGTTGAATTaataaatttgattagtaataaaattaataataatattattactatgattagtaataatattaataaaataaataaatattaatatataaaatttatttagaaatttttaagacttaaataaattttatagaatatttttagggaGAAATTAGacttttattaaattatttattaattaagtttagaattaatttgatttattaatatatattttatattaaaacatAATGTCTCAAGTTTTTCTTCCCTGTACGCATAGCGCCACCGTCCAAATTGACTTCGACCTGCTCGCAAGTAGCTGACGAAAGCATCACCAACCGCTTCAAACAATTTTTCTGTTTATTTTCCTCCTTTCCGACGCACTGCAAGCTTAACCTGACTCCTCATTATTTCCCATCACAAGCAATCGGAGAAAATTCTCCGCCTGTAGCTTGCCATTGTGAGCCGCCGCCGAAGAAAAGGTTGCAAGCGGCGTCGTTCCGTTCTAGCCGTTTTGATCCATTTTTTTGTCATTGTAACGTTGGAAAATGGTGTTTCAGAGGACTTACAACTTCACATGAAATGCATGCTGAGAGGTTGATGCATGTTGCCGAGAGGTTAAAGAAGGACAGAGCCttttaaatcaaagaaataatcaaaattgAAGAGTCAGAGAAGTTGAAGAAGGACATAGCCttttaaatcaaagaaataatcaaaatcaaagAGTGGGAAAGAAAAAAGActtattcataaaaaattaagaCGATTTGAAGTCGATAGAAATCTCAAGGATGAGGAGaagtctttttattttatttttaaagttgtaCCAAATGTTTTGAAGAGCTcttattgattaaaatttatatccatgaattttaaaaaaaaaaccatgaAAATCTATTAAAACCTTAGATACCAAAAgattttcatagagttttaaaaagtcaaatTTTGAATACCACAAAGggctttttaaaactctataaaaatttaatttgaataccaatagatttttattaagtttataaaaatctagattgaatacacctaaaattttaaaatctataaaaatcattcaaaataattaaaaatagaacATTGAATACATCTCCCTtaatttttaatcattttaatataaataatcttcctctttctttatttgaataCTGATCCTAATCATACAAGATTTCTAATGGAATTATATTAAgataaatagaaaatgattaaTTATTTTGTTTCCCACTACATTGCCTATTTTATGAAACTATCCAAGATTATTTACATGCGTCACATAATAAACAAAGGTACATTATGAACTCTGATGAAACAACCGgaataaaaaactaactcaagaCCAAATAATTTATATCTTGCAAAGTCCTCGTTCTACTCCGTAACATTGTTTAACAAGCTACAAGAACAAAATCGCTTTAGCATCTCAATCGACGATCAACAAGGCAACTGTTGTTAGGGTCACTGAAACATCCACTGTAAGTGATGGCATTTTAGTTCGTTTATCTGAGAATCACATTGATAATTCAGATGATCTGCTTAGGTTGGAAGCTGCTTTTAACTTCACTAGTTTTCTTCCTTGGCAAGACCTGGACGCAATTAGCACATTCGCCAGAAACCATGAGGAAAGGAAACCTCTGAAGAAGGCAACAAAAGCATTGGATTCCATCCATGTTCGGTGCATATGGCTTAGGTCTAGGATTCTGACACCATTTTTATGAGAAAAGCAGCTTCCAGGGCACACTCTTTGGCCTCTAGATACTTACTTTCTTCGACTATATCCGCTGTCAGATTAAACAGGATTGGCCTCTGAGGATCATAGACGGTCAGCTCTCTTACTTTTGCAACCCATTTAGCTGCTTCCCATATCCCAAACCTATCACATATGAAACAGGTTTCAAACATATGTAAGAACATCTTTTTGCAAGttttaacttgaaaaactatttgGCTACAATGCAAAAATATGTATATTCAGAGGAATCAgctaattatgaaattaattggaAGCTAAAACTCAAAAATACAGAGAAACTTTAAATCACTGAAGCATAATTTAATGTTATAATTGATACTCATAAAAAATACCAACCAAAAGCTATCGAGCTAGAATATGATGCATTATTGTTGAACAGAAAATTCAATGGTACCAACTATTAGTTCAGACTCCAGATATGAGCAAATTAAtgatttttgtttattttctcaGTTTGTGAATTGTGAGTTATTGTTAGTTTATGGTCTTtaggagaatttttttttttacaatggaTATAAATTCATGTGTAATGGACAACTTGGTCTCCAAATTTAAGCTAATTACTACTATCTTTCTTTTCTTGAGACataacaaaattaaataataaaaaaaattatatgttcAGAAACAAGAATGCTTTTGACAGTGCTACAGAATGAGCAGGCACTTGCTTCTAATCTTATAGTCATCTAAACTTCAACTCACAAAAAAGTAAGGCATAATAAAAGTTTGAATAGGGTGGCAAATATAGCCAAAAGCAAAAGCCAGCCACTAAATTCAGTTCgcaatatattttattttggtaAATAGAGCTGGAATGCACCTTGTATTCAAAGATGACGTTACCAAAACAGCTGGATAAGGAACATCCTTTTGAATATTATCGTAAGGGGAATACTTCCTGATGGCAAGAAAATCTTCAACTTCAAAAGGATAGCCAAATTCCTCATAATCAGCAGGTGTGAGAGGCAAAACAGGGTGGAGCAGAGTGTTACAGACATCTAGAAAAGGAACCTGAAGATTGAAAAGGTAACCAAGTTCTTTCAGTATAGCAaccgaaggaagaagatacaGTTCTATAAGGGAAACAAACATATGAAAAGAAATAATTAATTATTAGAAAGAGATGTTAAAACACGTTTTTATAGAGGAAACTAATAGTGTTGCATTGGTCTAGTGATGATCTGAATTTAGCACAAATATAAAGCTAACACAACAGATTTTTTGTATCACAAAAGTGGCATCTATAGTTCCAAACTTATGAACAGTCAAAGCTATATGGCAAATACTTAAACAATTAGATTTGAAGCTGTCTGATTGAAAATACCATAAAACAAACATGTAGAAATTTCTCCACAGGGATAATAGAAAAGATAGGAAAAGGACAACCCAGGTAAAATAAGAGATAATAATAATAGTGTACTCTAACCAAGATTACTACAACATGTCGAATACTGGTAATCAAGAACCACATTTTAAACTTTCATGAGATGCTAATAAATTCTTCTTAGTATCAGCAAAAAATTACAAAAGCATTTTTACTGAAATAAAACTGTTTGGTGTATTGTTGTAAACAGTCGTGCAATATATGACCCAAAGCCCAATTAGTACAATCTGCATGCTTCCAAACCTGCAGCTACAAGTGAGCTTTAACTATGCTTCAGCTTGTTTATTAGACAAATGAACAAACTCAAGCTAAGCTCAGTGTTAACCAAGCTCAAACAGGCCAAAGGTTTAAGAAATTGTATATACAAATTTGGTCATAAGGTTAGctaaaaattatctaattaatgaaACTATTGTTTTTTTATCAGTTCTATATATGTATTTTAGAGCcttaaaatttttatgaaaatttacaaaatattaacacaaatatatatatagtttattaTGGACTTTGTGAATATACAGTTTATATTCATTATACATTAAAAAGCTATCAGAAACATGACAAGCAAATTCTTCATGAGTTTTGTTAATGGGTGTTAAAATCAGAAATCACTAATGTTTAAATGTCTGTTTTTATTGTCAAGCTTAGCATATATTCAAACTTACATCCCTATTTGGACCACAATTTGAAATTGTGAAAAGAAAACTACACAAGCACTGAGTCTTCTTTAAAGTTTAAACTATTGTTTATCACGATCCTTCTAGAGTTCCATCATCTAAACAGGATCCATATCTTGAAACAAATGAAAAACATCTCAAGCGAAGCAATTTTTTGGTGTATTACCCCTTATCTAAGGCACTGGAAACATTTTTAGATGGGCACCATTGTCCCCCCAATGTCACAATATGGAATATTTATCATTATCACCTCAAGGAAAAGTACAATGCCTTTTACACAACTAGTTTGCATAGGAATGCATCAGCCATCATATGTACCTTCAAAACTGCAGCCTTGAACAAATCTGGACGACTGTTAAGAGCTGAAGCAACCAAAAGCCCTCCGGCACCACATCCCCAACCCGCAAGCTTGTTCTCTTGCACAATACCTTCTTGAACTAGAAAATCAGCACATGAAATATAGTCGATGATTGAATTCTGTTTTCTGCTACGCTTTCCATCATTGTGCCACTTcttaccaccaccaccaccacctctgTTGGCATATTTTAGACACTAAGTTAGCTAGCAACTTACTAAGCAAGATTTCAATATAATAGTGAAACATGGATTTATAAATTCTGAATATTTAGGAATGGAAAAaggttcttttttcttttatgtttCTGACCACTAAAACACTGCCACATCTAAAACCTCCTATTCTTTTTCAGTTCAGATCACAAAAGATACTGAAGCAAAGAACCAAGACCATAGAGATTTACGAATGGGTAACTAATAAGAAATCTTAAACTAGGCACAGAATAAAAACCTGACATCAGCATAAGCAATCACCCAACCACGATCCAGTAGGCTTTTGAACTCACTTTTCCAGCGCTTATCTAACAGTTCACCATAAGCACCATAACCATGAAGCAGTGCTGGACTATTCTCATGCTTGTGCTTTCGAGAGTATATGATTGTTAAGGGGACAAGGACCTCATTGTTTGAAGGAACCTCTAAATATTCACACACATAAAACTCAGTAAGCTCGTTCCACATACCATCTGAACCATGGGGATGATCATGGCTGCCTACTCCTTTTGAAACTGGTGCTTCTTTAGTGTCTGAAATGGCTGCAGGGCCATACAAAGTTCGCGTGCGCTCATGCAAAATATTATGTTGTTGCACTATGTGCCACTTTCCATTTGTTAAGTTATAATCAACAGTGGCATCCGGCATCTGCAAAATCATACTCTAAAAGTTACTATTCACTCAAGAACAATCTAATTGCTGCTAAGTTTCAAGGTGTTGATGTCATCATAAACCATTAATTAAACTAGTGTATTAATTGTTACATAATCCACTCTAGACATAAAAATCTAGTAAACCTCTTTAAAAGACCAGAATAAATGGACTAAATTCACGTTCTTCCAAGGAAAACAAGTAAGGAGATTAGTTTTAATTTACAATATTTCAGTTCAGTGTATTCACCAAGCTAGAGCCTCTGCTGACAGAAACACAACACTAGAATGAGGCTTGGAGCCGTTATCAAAATTAATGACAATATGACAATCTTTTCATAAATTTATGGATCCATACCAGAATTGACTGCAttcagagaaaaaaaaatactagacATGTTGAAATGGTAATCTGCATACCACAGGTGACGAAATTATAAATCGCATAATGGAGGAATGATAATCATAATTTGGACCAGGCATAATCTGACAAGCATGTTCAGGAAGTGGCAAAAAGCAAGGCTGGAGAGCTGAAAGACGCACAGGTCCCTGCCATTAAGAGTTAGGGAAACCTATGTGAAGTGACATAATGCATATAGATAATAAAAAGTGACAGGCATTtgcaaacaagaagaaaaatatgGTTATGCTGTAACTCGACAACATTGAGACAATGCATATGGCAGCAGTTCAACAATCACCTGTAAAGTGTtaaaaggtcaattttgacttgtcaGCTCAAATGGTTTAAGGAACATCAGGTTTCTAAATATGCTACAAGCAACATGAAATCAATGAATGTGAAAACTAATTACAAGTTTTTTTTATCCTTTTGTACTGTGTAACAGATAAGATATGCAAATCATTGTCCAAtatgaaataaataaaatcacAACTAAGGTTTATAATTTTGTTCCATGACAATCAGCACCATAATATACTTCTCCACCTTTGGGGATAAATCAACTTCCTCACTAGGCAAGACAACTTCAGATGAGGCTCGTGTGGTCTGCGAGTCTATGATCAAGCTTCCTGCAAGACTCGTGGAATCTATGATGGTAGTAAAGTAGTGATACATGCACCCTCCTCCTCTGCTATTGCCGCCTAGTTCTCCTCTGCTTAGATTGATGCTCAGCACAGCCACCGATGTTAGTTGTTCTTCTGTGCGTAGTTCTCCTCATCCTGCCTAGTATTGGTGCTTGGCGCACCCACTAACACTGGCACAAAACACAATCGACATGCCTCATCCTAATCAGGGACCAAAACTCCAGCTAAATATAAGATTTCAACCTTGATCACAGCTGACTA is from Zingiber officinale cultivar Zhangliang chromosome 7B, Zo_v1.1, whole genome shotgun sequence and encodes:
- the LOC122003763 gene encoding uncharacterized protein LOC122003763 — translated: MSSLLRLHPPPSLSSMEASNLNSFSSFQRRSTPQWSMPFQSLPATSLKLFRYGGGSDLVPLASSATTSGGSDDSILNLRIDDILKMFDGFPEPVKNFPWMRVVRIFQSIIFELVLAVLRYLSVPLLAITSLSEMSYCAHERKMGVIPIPFAFGFTLAKVLKGVAEDFSSDLKEGETPWHLFLIASFFTLLKLPGPYYPYLGRLLIPHFANGGLCMSFWLIFMWYRRPHAKSEASL